A window of the Tropheryma whipplei str. Twist genome harbors these coding sequences:
- a CDS encoding AMP-binding protein, which produces MSQKKGVTHSSKNVGQTGQAFPGASSMTKALMRGQITLDSVKRVLEDERFAICASEEPLSCGGKIMVDDAVCLVINTSGSTASPKRVAFSSSSLMNSARACCSVLGYGQWVLCLPKQYTAGVRVLVRSILSGTKPIDISEDRFSPENFIHACRRLSCSNTFTALVPTQLSALVRVAEDDKNVAKVLSGFTGVIVGGQHIARSLLERSRLLGINLFTSYGLTETFGGCVYNGLPLPGVQIQIIDGRPAIASPSLALGYLKENGQIDETGFFFDRGERWFHTNDLAVMNRGKLIIHGRIDRVINSGGMKLDLNAIETALRSLDCVEDAVLLGVKSKKWGQQFCAFIDIGDVTKADRTDCLQKINTLLSTFGRACRSGQIKLIHPIPRTFSGKPDRIALQRGLQNNI; this is translated from the coding sequence ATGAGTCAAAAGAAGGGCGTGACGCATTCCTCGAAAAACGTCGGCCAGACTGGTCAAGCTTTCCCTGGAGCTTCTAGTATGACCAAGGCTCTCATGCGGGGGCAAATTACACTTGACTCTGTAAAAAGAGTCCTTGAGGACGAGCGATTTGCTATTTGTGCGTCAGAAGAGCCTCTCTCATGCGGGGGCAAAATAATGGTCGACGATGCGGTTTGTCTCGTAATAAATACATCTGGATCAACCGCCTCGCCCAAGAGAGTTGCGTTTTCATCATCATCTCTTATGAACTCTGCTCGTGCGTGCTGCTCCGTTCTTGGCTATGGACAGTGGGTTTTGTGCTTACCAAAGCAATATACTGCCGGGGTGCGTGTGCTTGTACGATCCATTCTGTCTGGCACGAAACCAATAGATATTTCTGAGGATAGATTTTCCCCTGAAAATTTCATACATGCATGCCGGAGGTTATCTTGCTCGAATACCTTTACTGCACTTGTCCCAACCCAGCTCAGTGCCCTTGTTAGGGTGGCAGAGGATGACAAAAACGTTGCAAAAGTTTTGAGTGGCTTTACGGGCGTTATTGTCGGAGGGCAGCATATTGCGCGATCACTGCTTGAAAGAAGCAGGTTGCTCGGGATCAATTTATTTACTTCATACGGGTTGACCGAAACTTTTGGTGGATGCGTTTACAATGGCCTTCCTCTTCCTGGAGTGCAGATACAGATTATTGACGGAAGGCCCGCAATCGCCTCCCCCAGTCTGGCGCTTGGGTATCTAAAAGAAAACGGGCAAATCGATGAAACAGGATTTTTTTTTGACCGAGGTGAGCGGTGGTTTCACACAAATGATCTTGCCGTTATGAATCGGGGAAAATTGATAATCCACGGCCGGATCGACAGAGTTATAAACAGTGGAGGGATGAAGCTTGACCTAAACGCTATCGAAACAGCTCTTAGATCTCTTGACTGCGTTGAGGATGCTGTTTTGCTGGGTGTTAAGTCGAAAAAATGGGGTCAGCAGTTCTGTGCGTTTATCGATATTGGTGATGTCACAAAGGCCGATAGGACTGATTGCCTGCAAAAAATAAACACCCTCCTTTCAACCTTTGGCCGCGCGTGCCGATCTGGACAGATAAAGCTTATTCATCCAATACCCCGCACTTTTAGCGGTAAACCAGATCGAATTGCCCTACAAAGAGGATTACAGAACAATATTTGA
- a CDS encoding metal-dependent transcriptional regulator, which produces MNDLVDTTEMYLRTIVNLEEEGISPIIKARISERIGHTAPTVFQTIARMQRDGLLVVSSNKSLILTSKGRKIALSVVRKHRLAEVLLHDVVGLEWEHIHLEACRLEHVMSDHLEEHLRRILNNPSFTTYGTPIPPADSDFVEPFRDVISLSRAVIRQKARKLSVRCLGEIAQQDTILLSQLSKAGLRPGGLGSFMDSQNGILSWTNSGNKFIISHYIAECIFVNQN; this is translated from the coding sequence GTGAATGATCTAGTTGATACAACTGAAATGTACTTGAGGACAATTGTCAATCTCGAAGAAGAAGGTATTAGTCCGATAATAAAGGCCAGGATTTCTGAGCGTATCGGACACACGGCGCCAACTGTTTTTCAGACGATTGCGAGAATGCAGCGCGATGGGTTACTTGTTGTTTCTTCGAACAAAAGCCTGATCCTTACATCAAAGGGAAGGAAAATCGCGCTTTCCGTTGTACGCAAACATCGCCTGGCGGAGGTTCTTCTGCATGACGTGGTAGGCCTTGAATGGGAGCATATTCATTTGGAAGCTTGTCGCCTTGAACACGTTATGAGTGATCACCTCGAAGAGCACCTGCGAAGAATATTAAATAATCCATCTTTTACCACATACGGAACACCAATTCCTCCAGCTGATAGTGATTTTGTAGAACCATTTCGTGATGTGATTTCTCTTTCACGGGCCGTTATTCGACAAAAAGCACGAAAACTGTCAGTGCGGTGTTTAGGTGAAATTGCGCAGCAGGACACTATTCTGCTATCTCAGCTTTCAAAGGCCGGATTGCGCCCGGGGGGATTGGGAAGTTTTATGGATTCTCAGAACGGCATTTTGTCATGGACAAATTCGGGGAATAAGTTCATTATCTCGCATTACATCGCGGAGTGCATATTTGTAAATCAAAACTGA
- the rpmB gene encoding 50S ribosomal protein L28: MSSVCQVTGASPGFGYAVSHSHRRTKRRFDPNVRRRTFYVATLGRRVTLNVSVKGLRLIDKRGIDAVVRDLIKKGVKL; this comes from the coding sequence GTGTCCTCGGTATGTCAGGTAACAGGGGCTTCGCCTGGTTTTGGGTACGCCGTGTCGCACTCCCACCGCCGCACTAAACGGCGGTTTGATCCGAATGTGCGTCGACGCACATTTTATGTGGCAACCCTTGGTAGGCGTGTTACCCTCAATGTATCCGTCAAGGGCCTCAGGTTAATTGACAAGCGCGGTATCGACGCGGTTGTGCGTGATCTTATCAAAAAGGGCGTTAAGCTCTAA
- the rpmG gene encoding 50S ribosomal protein L33 — protein sequence MARKRQDVRPIVKLKSTAGTGFTYVTRKNRRNDPDRIVLKKYDPIIRRHTEFREER from the coding sequence ATGGCAAGAAAACGGCAGGACGTTCGTCCGATTGTGAAACTCAAATCGACTGCCGGTACCGGTTTTACATATGTCACTCGCAAGAATCGTCGCAATGATCCTGATAGGATCGTTCTGAAGAAGTATGATCCTATTATTCGTCGCCACACGGAATTTCGCGAGGAGCGTTGA
- the rpsN gene encoding 30S ribosomal protein S14: protein MSKLSKIVKNEKRKVIVARYAARRQELKRIIAAPGTAPERRDEAQAALQKLPRDASPVRVRSRDVVDGRPRGILSRFGVSRIRFREMAHRGELPGITKSSW, encoded by the coding sequence ATGTCAAAGCTTAGCAAGATTGTAAAGAACGAGAAGCGCAAGGTTATTGTCGCGCGGTATGCTGCTCGCAGGCAGGAATTGAAGAGGATTATCGCCGCTCCGGGGACAGCCCCCGAACGGCGCGATGAGGCTCAGGCTGCTTTGCAGAAGCTGCCTAGAGATGCGTCACCGGTTAGGGTGCGCTCTCGTGATGTTGTTGATGGCCGACCCCGGGGCATCCTCAGTAGGTTTGGCGTCTCCAGGATTCGTTTCCGCGAGATGGCGCATCGCGGAGAATTACCCGGTATAACCAAATCAAGCTGGTAA
- a CDS encoding HU family DNA-binding protein, producing MVSLNRTELVAKVAETSGVSRATVNSVIEETFAVFAETVRAGGKVTIPGWCSVTRSHRAARTGRNPQTGKTVEIPAGYSVRIAPGSKLKAAVK from the coding sequence GTGGTTTCTCTGAATCGCACTGAATTGGTTGCTAAGGTTGCTGAGACGTCTGGTGTTAGCCGGGCTACTGTGAACTCTGTTATTGAGGAGACCTTTGCTGTTTTCGCGGAAACGGTACGTGCCGGCGGTAAGGTGACGATTCCTGGCTGGTGTTCTGTTACACGCTCTCATAGAGCTGCCCGTACTGGTCGTAATCCCCAAACCGGTAAGACCGTTGAGATTCCTGCCGGTTATTCTGTTCGTATCGCTCCCGGCAGCAAGTTGAAAGCCGCAGTTAAGTAG
- a CDS encoding cytochrome c oxidase assembly protein produces the protein MARLLSARFFSILIVFFALSFFLASFVLPRLLGGFDINWALVSVTGALRFLVAILVGCLVSIAYSLSPRFPEYGKLLIVARTLSCCVVPVVFFCILFAFLTEKAEFSGLNFETYLTGPGFVWIIVLALVLLISLALLFCKKRIQIAVISTITLLLLIPLAFSEHSGHSTVSANVSQHVTDYQGSVSDKSHHAHHSHNHSQGETRSAHDVPLDAIGASRTPAMHGGSHGAMGASLVYAISISVLAGVIFSMLYITGLYFARIKHIKSSVQIMPQRFFSITNRLSVLSMFLLLFAFFSDAVTAMPYISSEFTPYGILSATKIALFLLLALCALYIHFFYFIKSRMTCALIVILACEAVITGLIFLITASAVTQIPQASVSDRTPTPAELLTGQILPPRESFTNYLSIWMIDPLWLSICVVLAFFYLLGVIKLHRRGDRWPWLKTVSWLFAVLVMFYVTNGGVAVYGMYLFSAHMVMHMTLGAIVPIFLVVASPVTLLLRAVPARRDGSFGPREWILFFLNTRFIQFISLPPIAAAIFILSMFIFYFTDLLQFGIQNYLGHQVMMFHFLLSGYLFAQSILVTDPSRHRFSIPSRMLVLVLAMATHAFFGIAIMSSRYLFLPEWFGAMGRTWGSPPLVDQQMGGALAWGTTEIPTILLVTFLFFKWFKQDQREALRRDRAEDRNGDKALVAYNEYLARLQG, from the coding sequence TTGGCGCGTCTTCTCTCTGCCCGTTTCTTTTCTATTCTTATTGTTTTTTTTGCTTTATCGTTTTTTCTCGCCTCTTTTGTTTTGCCTCGCCTCTTGGGCGGTTTTGATATCAACTGGGCCCTTGTTTCCGTAACCGGTGCGCTTCGTTTTCTTGTGGCGATTCTGGTGGGCTGCCTTGTATCCATTGCTTATTCTCTAAGTCCCAGATTTCCCGAGTATGGAAAGTTGTTAATTGTTGCGCGCACTCTTTCGTGTTGTGTGGTTCCGGTTGTTTTCTTTTGTATACTTTTCGCTTTTCTGACTGAGAAAGCTGAGTTTTCTGGGCTCAATTTTGAAACTTACTTAACTGGGCCCGGTTTTGTTTGGATTATTGTTTTGGCACTGGTTCTGCTTATCTCTTTGGCTCTTTTGTTTTGCAAAAAACGTATTCAGATTGCCGTTATAAGTACAATTACCCTTTTGCTCCTAATTCCTCTTGCATTCAGTGAACATTCGGGTCACAGCACTGTTTCTGCCAATGTTTCGCAGCACGTAACGGATTATCAGGGTTCTGTGTCTGACAAGTCGCATCACGCTCATCATTCACATAATCATTCACAGGGCGAAACACGTTCTGCGCACGATGTGCCATTAGATGCGATAGGCGCGTCTCGCACTCCGGCGATGCATGGTGGGTCGCACGGAGCTATGGGCGCATCGTTAGTGTACGCCATTTCTATTTCAGTTTTAGCAGGGGTAATTTTCTCAATGCTTTACATTACCGGACTATATTTTGCGCGGATCAAACACATAAAGTCCTCTGTTCAAATAATGCCTCAGAGATTCTTTAGCATTACAAACAGATTGTCAGTGCTATCCATGTTTTTACTTTTATTCGCATTTTTTTCCGATGCTGTGACTGCGATGCCTTACATTAGCTCTGAATTTACCCCATACGGGATTTTGTCTGCAACAAAAATTGCACTGTTTCTTCTGCTTGCCCTGTGTGCGCTGTACATTCATTTTTTTTACTTTATTAAAAGTAGGATGACGTGTGCGCTAATTGTCATTCTGGCATGTGAAGCTGTTATTACGGGTTTGATTTTTTTAATTACTGCTTCGGCTGTTACCCAGATACCCCAGGCATCAGTATCTGACAGAACACCAACCCCTGCTGAATTGTTAACAGGCCAGATACTGCCCCCAAGGGAGAGTTTCACTAATTATCTATCAATTTGGATGATCGATCCTTTGTGGCTTTCTATATGCGTTGTTTTAGCCTTTTTCTATCTTCTTGGGGTTATAAAACTCCACCGCCGTGGGGATAGATGGCCATGGCTAAAGACAGTAAGCTGGCTTTTCGCCGTGCTTGTTATGTTCTACGTAACCAATGGGGGAGTTGCTGTATACGGTATGTATCTTTTTTCAGCTCATATGGTTATGCATATGACCCTTGGCGCCATCGTCCCGATATTCTTGGTTGTGGCATCACCGGTCACACTTTTACTGAGAGCTGTTCCGGCACGCCGGGATGGCAGCTTTGGCCCGAGAGAATGGATATTGTTTTTTCTGAATACCAGATTTATTCAGTTTATTAGTTTGCCTCCTATTGCTGCTGCAATATTTATCCTGTCAATGTTCATTTTTTATTTCACAGATCTATTACAGTTTGGAATACAAAATTACTTAGGCCATCAGGTAATGATGTTTCATTTTCTGCTGAGTGGATATCTTTTTGCCCAGAGTATTCTGGTAACAGACCCTTCCAGACATCGCTTTAGCATACCTTCCAGAATGTTAGTGCTAGTATTGGCGATGGCGACGCATGCGTTTTTTGGTATCGCTATCATGTCGTCCAGGTATCTTTTTTTACCAGAATGGTTTGGCGCCATGGGGCGCACGTGGGGTAGTCCTCCCTTGGTAGATCAGCAAATGGGCGGCGCTTTGGCTTGGGGGACAACCGAAATACCGACCATCTTGCTTGTTACTTTCTTGTTTTTCAAGTGGTTCAAACAGGACCAGCGTGAGGCGCTTCGAAGAGATCGTGCGGAGGATCGCAATGGCGACAAAGCCCTTGTGGCGTATAACGAATATTTAGCCCGACTACAGGGCTAG
- a CDS encoding DEAD/DEAH box helicase has product MFPEIQENMTNAVIKDRTSHLLSALARTVREVEMSLVRKRIGPSSVMRFHAVALLLRQERARVKSDPDITDTVRTELIRRLDGLAAVMVRIAARDTALMSIVTPDAPVSDGALLYRRRLLSQIGVIDPDGGSSEIREAAPPPPSLELYPQSVKMYHATHIFRPPGPDMESDLVPIIRLANWDLVGSVFKAFSQGGASVCKSLPAPSPFLDRLAPDGLSMMPHQAGFVESARLGHRSFLLADEPGLGKTAQSLLAAGVTNSFPLLVVVPNVVKLNWVREAKMWLPGRRATIISGDDLDAFADIFVINYEMLDRHMLWMVDFGFAGMVVDEAHLIKNFSSQRSGNVLALAQHIRKKCCNPLMIALTGTPVINSVEDFRALWLFLGWLAGPRGRDLSPVFVSELEKTGLTPEDPGFSETVRDVMGHLGIVRRRKTQVAKDLPERMVVDLPVELDGDAFRSVKNAEDDLADALYAQYISLKHLRIDDYQIRLKAVERFAVESKDSSALNIFSIVRKIGITKAPLAIDFTIQMLDSVGKIVFFAKHIEVMNMAEEMFCQQGIRSVSIRGSQTPNDRKNALRTFDEDPDTRVAICSLTAAGLGINLQVASNVVLSELSWTAAEQGQAIDRLHRIGQTEPVTAWRILGAGTVDIRMAALVDSKSNDAILSLDGGDMREVQQESLHIRSLLDLLDDRIRKAEQHVE; this is encoded by the coding sequence ATGTTTCCCGAAATTCAGGAGAATATGACAAACGCGGTTATAAAGGACAGGACTTCGCATTTACTGTCGGCTCTTGCAAGAACTGTAAGGGAGGTTGAGATGTCCCTGGTGCGCAAGAGAATAGGCCCGTCATCTGTGATGCGTTTTCATGCAGTGGCCCTGTTATTGAGGCAAGAGCGAGCTCGCGTCAAGTCTGACCCTGACATAACCGATACAGTACGCACTGAACTCATTAGGCGACTCGATGGGCTTGCTGCTGTTATGGTGCGTATCGCCGCAAGAGACACAGCCCTCATGTCTATTGTTACCCCCGATGCTCCGGTTTCTGATGGCGCACTGTTGTATCGCCGGAGATTGCTTTCTCAGATTGGTGTTATTGACCCTGATGGGGGGTCTTCAGAGATCCGCGAAGCCGCGCCGCCGCCTCCCAGCTTGGAATTGTATCCGCAAAGTGTGAAGATGTATCACGCAACTCATATCTTTCGTCCGCCCGGGCCAGATATGGAAAGCGATCTAGTTCCAATAATAAGATTGGCTAATTGGGACCTTGTTGGTTCCGTCTTTAAGGCTTTTTCCCAAGGCGGCGCGTCGGTGTGCAAGTCCTTACCTGCACCTTCACCATTTCTTGATCGACTTGCGCCCGACGGATTGTCCATGATGCCACATCAGGCCGGTTTCGTAGAATCTGCCCGCCTGGGTCATAGGAGTTTTCTCTTGGCCGACGAACCCGGTTTGGGCAAAACGGCCCAGTCATTACTTGCCGCTGGAGTGACAAACTCATTTCCGCTTTTAGTTGTCGTTCCAAATGTTGTCAAGCTCAATTGGGTGCGTGAGGCCAAAATGTGGCTTCCCGGCAGGCGGGCAACGATTATTAGTGGAGATGATCTTGATGCCTTTGCGGATATTTTCGTCATAAATTACGAAATGCTGGACCGTCACATGTTGTGGATGGTTGATTTCGGTTTCGCGGGCATGGTTGTTGATGAGGCACATCTTATAAAAAACTTTTCTTCCCAGCGCTCTGGGAATGTGCTAGCGTTGGCTCAACACATACGAAAGAAATGCTGTAACCCCCTGATGATCGCCCTGACCGGGACTCCTGTGATAAACAGTGTCGAAGATTTCAGGGCTCTATGGTTATTTTTGGGGTGGCTTGCCGGACCTCGGGGCAGGGATCTAAGCCCCGTTTTTGTCTCTGAGCTTGAGAAAACAGGCTTAACACCCGAAGATCCGGGGTTTTCTGAAACTGTTAGGGATGTGATGGGGCATCTTGGAATTGTACGACGAAGAAAAACACAGGTTGCAAAGGATCTTCCAGAAAGAATGGTCGTAGATCTGCCTGTTGAACTGGATGGCGACGCATTCCGCAGTGTAAAAAATGCGGAAGATGATCTGGCAGATGCGCTCTATGCGCAGTATATTTCCCTTAAGCACCTTAGAATCGACGATTACCAAATTCGCCTGAAGGCAGTGGAGCGTTTTGCGGTTGAATCGAAAGACTCTAGTGCGTTGAATATTTTTTCTATTGTCAGGAAGATAGGTATTACAAAAGCGCCCCTCGCGATTGACTTCACTATTCAGATGCTGGATTCCGTTGGTAAAATCGTTTTTTTTGCAAAGCATATCGAGGTTATGAATATGGCTGAGGAAATGTTTTGCCAGCAGGGCATTCGTTCTGTTTCAATCAGGGGGAGTCAGACGCCAAATGACCGGAAAAATGCTCTCCGTACATTTGATGAGGATCCGGATACACGTGTTGCAATTTGCTCCCTAACCGCTGCTGGACTTGGCATAAACCTTCAAGTTGCTTCTAATGTAGTTTTGTCAGAATTGAGTTGGACTGCCGCCGAACAGGGTCAGGCGATTGATAGATTACATCGCATTGGTCAAACGGAGCCCGTAACCGCCTGGCGCATTCTGGGCGCGGGTACGGTTGATATTAGAATGGCTGCTTTAGTTGATTCAAAATCAAATGATGCAATCCTGTCTCTGGATGGCGGAGATATGCGTGAAGTACAGCAAGAGAGTCTTCATATAAGATCCCTCCTTGACTTGCTTGATGATAGGATACGTAAGGCTGAGCAGCACGTAGAGTAA
- the tuf gene encoding elongation factor Tu, with the protein MAKAKFERTKPHVNIGTIGHVDHGKTTLTAAISRVLSERLPSNTNVKQDFDAIDSAPEERQRGITINISHIEYETEKRHYAHVDAPGHADYIKNMITGAAQMDGAILVVAATDGAMAQTREHVLLAKQVGVPYLLVALNKADMVSDEEILELVELEVRELLSNHGFDGENVPVVRVSGLKALEGDQKWGDAVMELMKAVDESIPDPVRDRDKPFLMPIEDVFTITGRGTVVTGRAERGVLAVNSEVEIVGIRPTQKTTVTGIEMFRKQLDEAWAGENCGLLLRGTKREDVERGQVVVKPGSVTPHTKFEGKAYILSKDEGGRHNPFYSNYRPQFYFRTTDVTGVITLPEGTEMVMPGDTISITVDLIQPIAMEEGLGFAIREGGRTVGAGTVVKILE; encoded by the coding sequence ATGGCAAAGGCCAAGTTTGAGCGGACTAAACCCCATGTGAATATTGGGACTATAGGTCATGTTGACCACGGTAAAACCACACTGACCGCCGCCATATCGAGGGTTTTGTCCGAGAGGCTTCCTTCGAATACGAATGTAAAGCAGGACTTTGATGCAATTGACTCGGCCCCGGAAGAGCGCCAGAGGGGTATTACGATCAATATTTCGCATATCGAGTACGAGACGGAAAAGAGGCACTACGCCCATGTTGATGCCCCAGGACATGCCGATTACATAAAGAATATGATTACTGGCGCCGCTCAGATGGATGGTGCGATTCTTGTTGTTGCAGCGACAGACGGTGCAATGGCCCAGACCCGTGAGCATGTCTTGCTTGCCAAGCAGGTCGGCGTCCCCTATCTCCTTGTGGCACTCAATAAAGCCGATATGGTGTCTGATGAGGAAATACTCGAGCTTGTTGAGCTTGAGGTGCGCGAGCTGTTGTCAAATCACGGCTTTGACGGTGAGAATGTTCCCGTTGTACGCGTATCTGGCCTTAAAGCACTTGAAGGTGATCAAAAGTGGGGCGATGCGGTTATGGAGCTTATGAAAGCCGTTGATGAGAGCATTCCGGACCCCGTTAGAGATAGGGATAAACCCTTTTTGATGCCCATTGAGGATGTGTTCACAATCACTGGGCGCGGAACGGTTGTTACAGGCCGTGCAGAGCGTGGTGTTCTTGCGGTTAATTCCGAGGTTGAAATAGTCGGTATACGCCCGACGCAGAAAACCACTGTAACGGGAATTGAAATGTTTCGCAAGCAGTTGGATGAGGCGTGGGCAGGTGAGAACTGCGGCCTGCTGCTTCGCGGCACAAAACGAGAGGATGTCGAGCGTGGGCAGGTTGTTGTGAAACCTGGCAGTGTTACACCGCATACAAAGTTTGAGGGAAAGGCGTATATTCTGTCGAAAGATGAGGGTGGAAGGCATAACCCGTTCTATAGTAACTATCGCCCACAGTTTTACTTCAGGACAACTGACGTGACTGGCGTTATAACCCTTCCTGAGGGAACAGAAATGGTTATGCCCGGCGATACCATCTCTATAACAGTCGACTTGATTCAGCCAATTGCTATGGAAGAAGGCTTGGGTTTTGCGATTCGCGAGGGTGGCAGAACTGTTGGCGCAGGCACTGTAGTGAAAATTCTTGAATAG
- a CDS encoding dolichyl-phosphate-mannose--protein mannosyltransferase yields MRLVYSVVLGCALVLGCNSARVIARAFADFPGAVTLVQINYMYPMRFTPSPLSATSRLTPACAFWHKLLKSYKSNMIAYWGMIFGVVVLATLLRFYNLSDPKTLIFDETYYVKDAYTLYKNGYESEWPRDMKPEDIDKRFVSGDTDFFTNEPEFLAHPHLGKYIIGAGIELFGVRSQFGWRIAVALIGVLGVFMTAVIAARLFESTLIGGIAGFLFAIENNAIVMSRVAILDNVLMIISLIAVWCVLLDRQWYRKAMSKWVQNRSKHLSQDAKGNYLVSGPLVWWRPWLALAAVLMGMAASVKWSGIFYYFGIIPYITAIDWTTRKQLGIKYRFQGTFYQVLVSGISSVIISVFVYIALWANYFIVGGWGSSWATYPGNGWAGPLAWVPKIFQSWVNFQVTMYRFNSTLTTPHIYEAPVYTWPFLIRPTNMYWTKIGDDVRVIIGLPNPLLWWAAVALFIIFALIAIFAPSRRDWRMNFILMTLAGGYFPWFLYVNRTIFHFYTIVFEPFMIIMIAAAIYKILEIKTENRLLPTPWVGTRRFEYGSRVLAALRGSGNRVREACFVMPARIASLDIAPVMQAPLLRLMLVVTFLLAATVCGFVILPINMAWPVHYKYWESLMILPSWK; encoded by the coding sequence GTGCGGTTGGTTTACTCTGTTGTCTTGGGGTGCGCTCTTGTCTTGGGGTGCAACTCTGCACGGGTTATTGCTCGGGCTTTTGCGGATTTTCCGGGCGCTGTAACTCTCGTGCAGATAAACTATATGTATCCTATGAGATTTACACCATCGCCACTGAGCGCGACTTCGCGACTAACACCGGCTTGTGCATTCTGGCACAAGCTCCTGAAAAGCTATAAAAGCAACATGATTGCCTATTGGGGCATGATATTTGGGGTTGTCGTTCTGGCAACCCTGCTGCGTTTTTACAACCTATCAGACCCAAAAACTCTGATTTTTGACGAAACTTACTACGTCAAAGACGCTTACACTCTGTACAAAAACGGGTATGAATCCGAATGGCCACGAGATATGAAGCCCGAGGATATAGATAAGAGATTCGTATCCGGGGATACCGATTTTTTCACAAATGAACCGGAATTTCTAGCTCATCCACATCTAGGTAAATACATTATTGGCGCAGGGATTGAGTTATTTGGAGTGAGAAGTCAATTCGGTTGGCGGATTGCGGTTGCCCTAATAGGGGTGCTCGGGGTCTTTATGACAGCTGTTATAGCCGCCAGGTTATTTGAGAGCACCCTCATAGGGGGGATTGCGGGCTTTCTGTTTGCGATAGAAAACAATGCAATTGTAATGAGTCGGGTTGCCATACTCGACAATGTGCTGATGATAATTTCATTGATTGCAGTATGGTGCGTTTTGCTGGATCGACAATGGTACAGAAAAGCCATGTCAAAGTGGGTTCAGAATCGAAGTAAGCACCTCAGCCAAGATGCAAAGGGCAATTACCTCGTCTCAGGGCCGCTCGTGTGGTGGCGACCATGGCTTGCCCTTGCTGCTGTTTTGATGGGTATGGCTGCCTCTGTGAAATGGTCAGGTATTTTTTATTACTTCGGGATAATCCCGTACATAACGGCAATTGACTGGACAACGCGCAAGCAGCTTGGTATCAAATATCGCTTTCAGGGAACCTTCTACCAGGTACTTGTCTCGGGTATCAGTTCAGTTATCATTTCCGTGTTTGTCTACATCGCGCTATGGGCAAATTACTTCATTGTAGGTGGGTGGGGCTCAAGCTGGGCAACCTATCCAGGAAATGGGTGGGCAGGACCGCTTGCATGGGTGCCAAAGATATTCCAGAGCTGGGTGAATTTTCAGGTAACTATGTACAGATTTAACTCCACTCTTACAACCCCTCATATCTATGAAGCCCCAGTGTATACGTGGCCTTTCCTTATTAGACCCACGAATATGTACTGGACAAAGATTGGTGATGATGTGCGGGTTATAATCGGCCTGCCAAACCCCTTGCTTTGGTGGGCAGCCGTAGCTCTGTTCATCATTTTTGCACTAATCGCTATTTTTGCACCGAGTCGACGTGATTGGCGTATGAATTTTATACTTATGACTCTCGCTGGTGGATACTTTCCTTGGTTTTTGTACGTTAACAGAACTATCTTTCATTTCTATACCATTGTCTTTGAGCCGTTTATGATAATCATGATTGCTGCTGCAATCTACAAGATTCTGGAAATAAAAACCGAAAATAGGCTTTTGCCAACACCATGGGTGGGAACGCGACGATTTGAGTATGGATCCCGGGTGCTTGCGGCTCTGCGTGGAAGCGGTAACCGTGTGCGCGAAGCGTGTTTTGTTATGCCAGCACGAATTGCCAGCCTGGATATTGCGCCTGTTATGCAAGCCCCTCTTCTGCGGCTTATGTTGGTTGTAACATTCCTCCTGGCGGCAACCGTGTGTGGCTTCGTCATCCTACCGATCAATATGGCATGGCCGGTGCACTATAAATATTGGGAAAGCCTGATGATTTTACCCAGCTGGAAGTAA